From Pseudomonas sp. B21-028, one genomic window encodes:
- a CDS encoding tail protein: MAEVLNFEHNGITVNATESPEAMGGLGDNVIGLVGTAPKADPLIPRNAPFRINSFTTQALLDPTGTEAGTLYHAVFQILKVVKVPVYVVIVEEGATPADTQNNVIGGIEAQTGRKLGLAALSGVAEDLTIIGAPGFTGTKAVASEFASFGKRIKARVVLDGKDAAVADQVTYSQELGGADLGFDRCLVVHNMPAVYSKAAKKNVFLAPSSLAIAALAKVKQWESPGNQVTYAEDVSRTVEYNILDTSTEGDLLNRYGISYYARTILGGFSLLGNRSITGKFISYVGLEDAISRKLVKAGQKAMAKNLTKSFMDQEVKRINDWLQTLVADETIPGGSVYLHPELNSVEKYKNGTWYVVIDYGRYAPNEHMIYQLNARDEIIEQFLEDVL; the protein is encoded by the coding sequence ATGGCTGAGGTTTTGAACTTCGAGCACAACGGCATTACCGTCAATGCCACCGAATCCCCGGAGGCCATGGGTGGCCTGGGGGACAACGTCATCGGGCTGGTCGGCACCGCGCCGAAGGCCGATCCGCTGATTCCGCGCAATGCCCCGTTCCGCATCAACAGTTTCACCACCCAGGCGTTGCTCGATCCGACCGGCACTGAGGCCGGTACGCTGTATCACGCGGTGTTCCAGATCCTCAAAGTGGTCAAGGTGCCGGTCTATGTGGTCATCGTCGAAGAGGGCGCCACCCCCGCCGATACGCAGAACAACGTCATCGGCGGCATCGAAGCGCAGACTGGTCGCAAGCTGGGCCTGGCGGCCTTGAGTGGCGTGGCAGAAGACCTGACCATCATTGGCGCGCCGGGCTTCACCGGCACCAAGGCGGTGGCCAGTGAGTTCGCCTCGTTCGGCAAGCGCATCAAGGCTCGCGTAGTACTCGACGGCAAGGATGCCGCGGTCGCCGATCAAGTGACCTACAGCCAGGAACTCGGCGGCGCCGACCTTGGTTTCGACCGTTGCCTGGTGGTGCACAACATGCCGGCGGTGTACTCCAAGGCCGCGAAGAAAAACGTCTTCCTGGCCCCATCGAGCCTGGCCATCGCCGCGCTCGCCAAGGTCAAGCAATGGGAGAGCCCGGGCAACCAGGTGACCTACGCCGAAGACGTCTCGCGCACCGTGGAATACAACATCCTCGACACCTCCACCGAAGGCGACCTGCTCAACCGCTACGGCATCAGCTATTACGCCCGGACCATCCTCGGCGGCTTCTCGCTGCTGGGCAACCGCTCCATCACCGGCAAGTTCATCAGCTACGTCGGCCTGGAAGATGCCATCAGCCGCAAGCTGGTCAAGGCTGGCCAGAAGGCCATGGCGAAGAACCTGACCAAGTCCTTCATGGACCAGGAGGTCAAGCGCATCAACGACTGGCTGCAAACCTTGGTGGCCGATGAAACCATCCCGGGCGGCAGCGTCTACCTGCATCCGGAACTCAACAGTGTCGAGAAGTACAAGAACGGCACCTGGTACGTGGTGATCGATTACGGCCGCTACGCGCCGAACGAACACATGATTTATCAACTCAACGCCCGCGATGAAATCATCGAGCAGTTCCTGGAGGACGTTCTCTAA
- a CDS encoding phage major tail tube protein has protein sequence MFTNRVRQAIAATLQGLPLSATVEEFTPPKIEFDMEEMRGGRFITEEMAKGGKALNAKLSLQGVGPEVMLALGVSVGDDILLNVREAGQDQDGNTWFTYHTVGGKLKSLEETALKMGEKPKTNLELSCRTYNRLENGVPVIDIDVRTQKFVLNGVDILGDARRAVLLP, from the coding sequence ATGTTTACCAACCGCGTAAGACAGGCCATCGCGGCCACCCTGCAAGGCCTGCCGTTGTCGGCGACCGTGGAAGAATTCACCCCGCCGAAGATCGAGTTCGACATGGAAGAAATGCGCGGCGGGCGCTTCATCACCGAGGAAATGGCCAAGGGTGGCAAGGCGCTCAATGCCAAGCTCAGCCTGCAAGGTGTCGGCCCGGAAGTCATGCTGGCGCTGGGCGTCAGCGTCGGTGACGACATCCTGCTGAACGTGCGTGAAGCCGGCCAGGATCAGGATGGCAACACCTGGTTCACCTACCACACCGTCGGCGGCAAGCTGAAATCCCTGGAAGAGACCGCGCTGAAGATGGGCGAGAAGCCCAAGACCAATCTCGAGCTGTCGTGCCGCACCTACAACCGCCTGGAAAACGGCGTTCCGGTGATCGACATCGACGTGCGTACCCAGAAGTTCGTGCTCAACGGCGTCGACATTCTCGGCGATGCGCGCCGTGCGGTGCTGTTGCCTTGA
- a CDS encoding phage tail assembly protein, which yields MSWTPPQHLLLSPITGDDGSQIDQLQLKPLFYAAQKDALARAGDDEDDQFFELARLATGLSAKELDQLKRPDYVSIAQYVHDMSTRPAAYFLEQVAEADHAPADHDQVQLLQPLNVAGRSVTSLALEMPVLRATKAMKKLKTAKERAEFITAHCTGLMLPDLDLLTVPDWTQLQVRIDDFLNKPADFFRSATSK from the coding sequence ATGTCCTGGACGCCTCCCCAACACCTTCTGCTGTCACCTATCACCGGTGACGACGGATCGCAGATCGACCAGCTGCAACTCAAACCCCTGTTCTACGCCGCGCAGAAAGACGCCCTGGCCCGTGCCGGCGACGATGAGGACGACCAGTTTTTCGAGCTGGCCAGGTTGGCCACCGGCCTGTCGGCCAAGGAGCTGGATCAGCTCAAGCGCCCGGACTACGTGAGCATCGCCCAGTACGTGCACGACATGTCGACCCGTCCGGCGGCGTATTTCCTCGAACAGGTAGCCGAAGCGGACCACGCACCGGCCGATCACGACCAAGTGCAATTGCTGCAACCGCTCAACGTGGCAGGTCGCAGCGTGACGTCGCTGGCCCTGGAAATGCCGGTGCTGCGGGCCACCAAGGCGATGAAGAAGCTGAAGACGGCCAAGGAACGCGCCGAATTCATCACCGCCCACTGCACCGGCCTGATGCTGCCCGACCTGGACCTGCTGACCGTGCCCGACTGGACACAACTGCAGGTGCGCATCGACGATTTTTTAAACAAACCGGCGGACTTCTTTCGGAGCGCGACATCGAAGTGA
- a CDS encoding phage tail tape measure protein — MAESKYSLSGAASIELPSLGSVSETSGLNLALSTASLDIRLLVSEQVKLREALASLNAVLSTQQSLLKAGASVPAPNSEPKSKLKADVDQQAPPGLLKSAMATELAMVELNQVLKLDRAALQQLSQANLKMAADRQVAPSGATAVQLVQVELAAAKAGIGEGSDPVKRQDELLSFTRDSAVMASALNLDVKTASEMLLGWRSSMNLDRGQRQTLADATNHLGNSGLNVKAADIGAVVQRSGEAGLAAGMTPEQVAALAAAFLNSGVSKADAGDAAKGFTTALAQGNAATPEQRKAWAELNPKFDPAVIANGLRNNAAGTISQVLEALKQKPAQEQQALSKTLFGENAAILELLKKPEGAQKAFTLVSERTPDGALPKFNGSLAATAEALGNTSQGRFNALDASKNRMLAEGGNALAPLTDGVMVSLGGLADGLSEVAQAQPKATAGLLVLAGALALARGAEIKVAMVSAVTAAATKLLALAGARQISEAQDLTVDAPEQRRKGKKTTRRARQGSAGKASLQIPSMTSESRLLGAARMGSAVTRRAAPLMLLSAGYDVAKGLQDGDDKAVGRALGSAGGGLAGTYAGAAAGAMIGSVVPILGTAVGGVIGGLLGSMAGSWGGEWLGEKLATPADKLDAPEQVSKDLTSSQASTQQNTMTANIYINGQDQASASQLANLVVQQITGQFGLTTMPNSLAMRSDAALTDGGT, encoded by the coding sequence ATGGCAGAGAGTAAGTATTCGCTGTCCGGTGCGGCCAGCATTGAGTTGCCGTCACTGGGCAGTGTGTCTGAAACGTCGGGGCTGAATCTGGCCCTGAGCACGGCCAGTCTCGACATCCGCCTGCTGGTGTCGGAGCAGGTCAAGTTGCGTGAAGCGCTGGCGTCGTTGAACGCCGTCCTGTCGACGCAACAATCATTGCTCAAGGCCGGTGCTTCGGTACCGGCGCCAAACAGTGAGCCGAAGTCGAAGCTCAAGGCCGACGTTGACCAGCAGGCGCCGCCGGGCCTGCTCAAATCTGCGATGGCGACCGAGTTGGCGATGGTCGAGCTCAACCAGGTGCTGAAGCTGGATAGGGCCGCGTTGCAGCAGCTGTCGCAGGCCAATCTGAAAATGGCCGCCGACAGACAGGTCGCGCCCAGCGGGGCCACGGCGGTCCAGTTGGTCCAGGTCGAACTGGCGGCGGCGAAGGCGGGTATCGGCGAGGGTTCTGATCCGGTCAAACGGCAGGACGAACTGCTGAGTTTCACCCGTGACAGCGCAGTGATGGCGTCGGCCCTCAACCTCGACGTCAAGACCGCCAGCGAAATGTTGCTCGGTTGGCGCAGCTCGATGAACCTGGATCGGGGCCAGCGCCAGACGCTGGCAGACGCCACCAACCACCTCGGCAACAGCGGCCTGAATGTCAAGGCGGCCGATATCGGCGCCGTGGTGCAGCGCAGTGGCGAGGCGGGCCTCGCCGCGGGGATGACCCCGGAACAGGTGGCGGCCCTCGCGGCGGCGTTCCTCAACAGCGGCGTGAGCAAGGCGGATGCCGGTGATGCGGCAAAAGGGTTCACCACGGCATTGGCCCAGGGCAACGCGGCAACGCCTGAGCAACGCAAGGCCTGGGCGGAGCTGAACCCCAAGTTTGATCCTGCTGTGATCGCCAACGGCTTGCGCAACAACGCCGCCGGCACGATCAGCCAGGTGCTGGAAGCCCTCAAGCAGAAACCTGCGCAAGAACAGCAAGCGCTGAGCAAGACACTGTTTGGTGAAAACGCGGCGATTCTGGAACTGCTGAAGAAGCCGGAAGGTGCTCAGAAAGCGTTCACGTTGGTGTCCGAACGCACCCCCGATGGGGCACTGCCGAAGTTCAACGGTTCGCTGGCGGCCACCGCCGAGGCGCTGGGGAACACGTCCCAGGGGCGCTTCAATGCGCTGGATGCCAGTAAGAACCGGATGCTCGCTGAGGGCGGCAATGCCCTGGCGCCGTTGACTGACGGTGTCATGGTATCGCTCGGTGGCCTGGCCGATGGCCTGAGCGAAGTGGCCCAGGCGCAACCGAAAGCGACCGCCGGGTTGCTGGTACTCGCAGGGGCTCTGGCATTGGCACGCGGCGCCGAGATCAAGGTCGCGATGGTTTCGGCCGTCACGGCGGCCGCGACAAAACTCCTGGCGCTGGCCGGTGCCAGGCAGATTTCCGAGGCGCAAGACCTGACGGTCGATGCGCCGGAACAGCGCCGCAAAGGCAAGAAAACGACCCGACGCGCCAGGCAAGGCAGCGCCGGCAAGGCCTCTCTCCAGATTCCGTCCATGACGAGCGAGAGCCGTTTGCTGGGCGCCGCCAGGATGGGCTCGGCGGTCACCCGCCGTGCCGCGCCGCTGATGTTACTCAGCGCTGGCTACGATGTCGCCAAAGGCCTGCAAGACGGCGATGACAAAGCGGTCGGTAGGGCATTGGGCTCTGCCGGTGGCGGGCTCGCAGGGACCTACGCCGGTGCCGCCGCTGGCGCGATGATCGGCAGCGTGGTGCCCATCCTGGGAACCGCGGTCGGAGGTGTAATCGGTGGGTTGCTGGGGAGCATGGCGGGCAGTTGGGGCGGTGAGTGGCTGGGTGAAAAACTGGCCACCCCCGCCGACAAGCTCGACGCCCCGGAACAGGTCAGCAAAGACCTCACCAGCAGCCAGGCCAGCACTCAACAAAACACCATGACCGCCAACATCTACATCAACGGTCAGGACCAGGCCAGCGCCAGTCAGTTGGCCAATCTGGTGGTGCAGCAGATCACCGGCCAGTTCGGCCTGACAACCATGCCCAACTCACTGGCCATGCGCAGTGATGCGGCCCTGACCGACGGAGGTACGTGA
- a CDS encoding phage tail protein — MRQQMALGSFIFGLSRNFAYHSLVRTSDGGWKSIDILTSKPKSSQVGQGLQGLTITGKSMYATAMDRLDELRALQALRVPVPLVDGIGRNWGLWQINKVSETQTEVIDDGTAMVVGWVIELTEFANA; from the coding sequence ATGCGTCAGCAAATGGCACTCGGCAGTTTCATTTTCGGGCTGTCGAGAAACTTCGCGTACCACTCGCTGGTACGCACCTCGGATGGCGGCTGGAAGAGCATCGACATCCTCACCAGCAAACCCAAGTCCAGCCAGGTCGGCCAAGGTCTGCAAGGGCTGACCATCACTGGCAAGTCGATGTACGCGACCGCTATGGATCGGCTCGATGAGCTGCGTGCATTGCAGGCCTTGCGCGTGCCTGTGCCGTTGGTGGATGGCATTGGGCGCAACTGGGGGTTGTGGCAAATCAACAAGGTGTCGGAAACCCAGACCGAGGTCATCGATGACGGCACGGCGATGGTGGTCGGTTGGGTGATTGAATTGACGGAGTTCGCCAATGCGTAG
- a CDS encoding tail protein X — protein MRRVRSIAGDSVNLLLYRELECCDDATEQALWLLNPGLAEWGPVLPAGVWVALPEVDLKPVAPAPVSAWD, from the coding sequence ATGCGTAGGGTTCGAAGTATCGCCGGTGATTCGGTGAATCTGTTGCTGTACCGCGAGCTCGAGTGTTGTGACGATGCCACCGAGCAAGCGCTCTGGCTGCTCAATCCCGGACTGGCCGAATGGGGGCCGGTGCTGCCGGCAGGGGTGTGGGTTGCCTTGCCTGAAGTGGATCTGAAACCCGTTGCACCCGCACCGGTATCGGCTTGGGATTAA
- a CDS encoding contractile injection system protein, VgrG/Pvc8 family → MSLGFTPAVEIYGANAALLNERLLSWTHVDAAGIESDQLTLVISLEGLEGLPSLGGKIGLRVGYLESGLVDKGEFVITRRTPTLFPLRLTLVAMAAPFSAADQTGFKQRRSVSHGPTTLGALFRELTARHGFSPRVAPELSLIKIEHIDQSNETDMGFLTRLAHRYDAVAKPINEVYVLARRGQAKSLSGKVLPEIKLSVTTNNRPGDQAFISAVLDETARAKYQGCKTRWWDAAAGKVQVEESGIAPFKILRQHFQSAEDARAVGEGEVRRLMREALKVAIECPGNPGLSAEGIVLLDPTWPDFMRGRWSIDKVTASGDREKSYRCKIDATCLDARA, encoded by the coding sequence ATGTCACTGGGTTTCACGCCCGCAGTGGAAATCTATGGTGCGAACGCGGCACTGCTCAATGAGCGATTGCTCAGTTGGACCCACGTCGACGCGGCGGGCATCGAGTCCGATCAGTTGACCCTCGTCATCAGCCTGGAAGGGCTTGAGGGGTTACCCAGCCTGGGAGGAAAAATTGGTCTGCGGGTGGGTTACCTGGAGTCCGGACTGGTGGACAAGGGTGAGTTCGTCATTACCCGGCGCACGCCGACGCTGTTTCCCCTGCGCTTGACGCTGGTGGCCATGGCGGCGCCATTCAGTGCGGCGGACCAGACCGGGTTCAAGCAGCGCCGGTCCGTCAGCCATGGCCCGACGACCTTGGGCGCGTTGTTTCGTGAACTGACCGCCAGGCATGGTTTTTCGCCGCGTGTGGCGCCGGAGCTGTCGCTGATAAAAATCGAGCACATCGACCAGTCCAACGAAACCGATATGGGCTTCCTGACGCGGTTGGCCCACCGGTATGACGCCGTCGCCAAACCGATCAACGAAGTGTATGTGCTGGCTCGGCGTGGTCAGGCGAAGTCGCTGTCGGGCAAGGTTTTGCCGGAGATCAAGCTGTCGGTGACGACGAACAATCGTCCTGGCGATCAAGCCTTTATCTCCGCCGTCCTCGATGAAACCGCCCGGGCGAAGTACCAGGGCTGCAAGACCCGTTGGTGGGACGCGGCGGCCGGCAAGGTGCAGGTGGAGGAAAGTGGCATCGCGCCGTTCAAGATCCTTCGACAGCATTTTCAGAGCGCAGAAGACGCCCGCGCCGTCGGTGAAGGCGAAGTGCGCCGGCTGATGCGCGAAGCCCTCAAAGTCGCCATCGAATGTCCGGGCAACCCGGGATTGTCCGCCGAGGGTATCGTCCTGCTGGACCCGACCTGGCCGGATTTCATGCGCGGCCGCTGGTCGATCGACAAGGTCACTGCCAGCGGTGACCGGGAAAAAAGCTATCGCTGCAAGATCGACGCAACCTGCCTCGACGCCAGGGCCTGA
- a CDS encoding DUF2635 domain-containing protein: protein MSKRITVLPAPGRVVPDPEAGDLLPLEGREVPDNAWWRRRLADGDITTKAVKAAKPQGAK, encoded by the coding sequence ATGAGCAAACGCATCACCGTGCTGCCGGCCCCGGGCCGTGTGGTACCGGACCCGGAAGCGGGCGACCTGTTGCCCCTCGAAGGCCGCGAAGTGCCGGACAACGCCTGGTGGCGTCGACGTCTGGCCGATGGCGATATCACTACCAAAGCCGTGAAAGCGGCGAAACCACAGGGAGCCAAATAA
- a CDS encoding phage tail sheath subtilisin-like domain-containing protein, with translation MAIGFSNIPADIRVPLFYAEMDNSAANSASSAMRRLIVAQVNDNVAPAEVGKLVLVSSVALAKSIGGQGSMLASMYETWRKTDPLGEIWCLPLHNVEGAIAKGVLTLTGTATESGVLNLYVGGVRVQAAIVNGATEAQAATALALKVNATADLPVTAAAVDGVVTLSAKWTGDSGNDISLQFNRLGKSNGEDTPAGLTTAVTAMTGGAGVPDQTAAVAALGDEPFEFIAMPWSDLSSLNTWQAVMDDSTGRWSWAKQLFGHVYSAKRGTIGTLVAAGQARNDQHMTIQALEPGVPQPSWVQAAALAARTAVFISADASRPTQSGSLPGLDPAPASERFTLTERQSLLNYGIATAYYEGGYVRIQRSITTYQKNAFGQADNSYLDSETMHQSAFIVRRLQSVITSKYGRHKLASDGTRFGAGQPIVTPSTIRGELIAQYAKLELEGHVENAALFAEHLIVERDSQDPSRVNVLFPPDYINGLRVFALLNQFRLQYDAAA, from the coding sequence ATGGCGATCGGATTCAGCAATATCCCCGCGGACATTCGTGTTCCGCTGTTCTACGCCGAGATGGACAACTCGGCCGCCAATAGCGCGTCGTCGGCCATGCGCCGGTTGATCGTGGCCCAGGTCAACGACAACGTTGCCCCGGCAGAGGTCGGCAAGCTGGTGCTGGTCTCCAGCGTCGCCCTGGCCAAAAGCATCGGCGGGCAGGGCTCGATGCTCGCCTCGATGTACGAGACCTGGCGCAAGACCGATCCGCTCGGCGAAATCTGGTGCCTGCCGCTGCACAACGTCGAAGGCGCCATCGCCAAGGGCGTGCTGACCCTCACCGGCACCGCCACCGAAAGTGGCGTGCTCAACCTGTACGTCGGCGGTGTACGCGTCCAGGCGGCCATCGTCAACGGTGCCACCGAGGCCCAGGCCGCCACGGCGCTGGCTTTGAAAGTCAATGCGACGGCCGACCTGCCAGTGACCGCCGCGGCCGTCGACGGCGTGGTGACCCTCAGCGCCAAATGGACCGGCGACAGTGGCAACGACATCAGCCTGCAGTTCAATCGCCTGGGCAAGAGCAATGGCGAAGACACCCCTGCGGGCCTGACCACCGCCGTCACCGCCATGACCGGCGGCGCAGGCGTGCCGGACCAGACCGCCGCCGTCGCGGCCCTGGGTGACGAACCGTTCGAATTCATCGCCATGCCGTGGTCCGACCTGTCGAGCCTGAACACCTGGCAAGCGGTCATGGATGACAGCACCGGCCGCTGGTCCTGGGCCAAGCAGCTGTTCGGCCATGTCTACAGTGCCAAGCGCGGCACCATCGGCACCCTGGTGGCGGCCGGCCAGGCGCGCAACGACCAGCACATGACCATTCAGGCCCTGGAACCGGGCGTACCGCAACCGTCGTGGGTCCAGGCCGCCGCACTGGCCGCGCGCACCGCCGTGTTCATCTCGGCCGACGCCAGCCGTCCGACCCAGAGCGGCAGCCTGCCGGGCCTGGATCCGGCGCCGGCCAGCGAGCGCTTCACGTTGACCGAGCGCCAGTCGTTGCTCAACTACGGTATCGCGACCGCCTATTACGAAGGCGGCTACGTACGTATTCAGCGTTCGATCACCACGTATCAAAAGAATGCCTTCGGCCAAGCTGACAATTCGTACCTGGACAGCGAAACCATGCACCAGTCGGCGTTCATCGTGCGTCGTCTGCAAAGCGTGATCACCAGCAAGTACGGCCGCCACAAACTGGCCTCCGACGGCACCCGTTTCGGCGCCGGCCAGCCGATCGTGACCCCGAGCACCATTCGTGGGGAGCTGATCGCCCAGTACGCCAAGCTCGAGCTGGAAGGCCACGTGGAAAACGCCGCGCTGTTCGCCGAACACCTGATCGTTGAGCGCGACAGCCAGGATCCGAGCCGGGTCAATGTGCTGTTCCCGCCGGATTACATCAACGGCCTGAGGGTGTTCGCGCTGCTCAACCAATTCCGTCTGCAGTACGACGCTGCCGCCTGA
- a CDS encoding phage tail tube protein, whose protein sequence is MGQLIAGTCYVKVDGAQLTINGGCEAPLMFTKRETVVPGFYKETDIAPSFKVTALHTADFPLKQLVSGTDMTVTCEFNNGKVYVLAGAYLVEEPVSKGDDATIELKFEGIKGTWQ, encoded by the coding sequence ATGGGTCAACTGATTGCGGGCACCTGCTACGTCAAAGTGGACGGCGCCCAACTGACCATCAACGGTGGCTGCGAAGCGCCGCTGATGTTCACCAAACGTGAAACCGTCGTACCGGGTTTCTACAAGGAAACCGACATCGCTCCGTCCTTCAAGGTGACGGCGCTGCACACCGCGGATTTCCCGCTCAAACAACTGGTGTCCGGCACCGACATGACCGTCACTTGCGAGTTCAACAACGGCAAGGTCTACGTGCTGGCCGGCGCCTACCTGGTGGAAGAGCCGGTGTCCAAGGGCGACGACGCCACCATCGAGCTGAAGTTCGAAGGCATCAAGGGGACCTGGCAATGA
- a CDS encoding phage tail assembly protein, with the protein MSDVVTLRVAIEAHGEPLSELTLRRPTVQEVRAIKALPYKIDKSEEVSLDMDVAAKYIAVCAGIPPSSVNQLDLADLNALSWAVASFFMSAASQPSAT; encoded by the coding sequence ATGAGCGATGTAGTGACGTTGCGCGTGGCCATCGAGGCCCACGGCGAGCCGTTGAGCGAACTGACCCTGCGCCGTCCGACGGTGCAGGAAGTCCGGGCGATCAAGGCGCTGCCGTACAAGATCGACAAGAGCGAGGAGGTGAGCCTGGACATGGACGTCGCGGCCAAATACATCGCAGTTTGCGCCGGTATCCCACCGTCGTCGGTCAACCAACTGGACCTGGCCGACCTCAACGCGCTGAGCTGGGCCGTCGCGAGTTTTTTCATGAGTGCGGCGTCGCAGCCATCGGCGACCTGA
- a CDS encoding phage tail protein: MADTQKVEKKAVLLTGIDELSPKLAGLRAKVQSFKQNLDATGLGSLDISGLLPDGGIAKPFMEGLKSAVAFKGEVVEVSAAAGAVQTPAAPLVAAQGLDGLKTSISNVSLQFGSALVPAVNALTIGLQPMIGGVAQVLQDNPQLVQGLATGAVAFSAMQTAVSGASQALEVVSLALKMNPIGLIAMGIALAAGMIIAYWEPISAFFAGLWQRLAPIVVPMAEFFKTLFAFTPMGQVISNWGPISSFFGALWNVLVAAATPVIGFMQTLFAWSPLGLIVSNWGPLTGLFSAIWDLLKALTVPVMDALQGLFNWTPLGLIMANWGTIGEVFAGIWEGIRNQVSIMLAVFSGLFDWSPIESLTKQWGPVGEWFSQWWDELQGVIAPIKAFFNGGFGEVITTFTGKVQGLTEAQQKTNAEGKDELAPGLFGSAGALPQSSSALVQQSAANSRTQLEGGLTVRFENAPAGLRADPPQTNQSGLAVSSRIGYRSLSAGGSNELA, from the coding sequence ATGGCAGACACACAAAAGGTAGAGAAAAAAGCGGTGCTGCTGACCGGCATCGACGAGCTGTCTCCCAAGCTCGCCGGCCTTCGGGCGAAGGTCCAGAGCTTCAAGCAAAATCTCGATGCGACCGGCCTCGGCAGCCTGGATATTTCCGGGCTGCTGCCGGACGGAGGTATCGCCAAACCGTTCATGGAAGGGCTCAAGTCGGCGGTGGCGTTCAAGGGTGAGGTCGTTGAGGTGAGCGCGGCGGCCGGCGCCGTCCAGACTCCGGCAGCGCCATTGGTGGCGGCACAGGGGCTCGATGGATTGAAGACATCCATCAGTAATGTGTCGTTGCAGTTCGGCTCCGCGTTGGTGCCCGCGGTCAATGCGCTGACAATCGGTCTACAGCCAATGATCGGCGGTGTAGCCCAGGTGCTGCAGGACAATCCGCAACTGGTGCAGGGCCTGGCGACGGGGGCCGTGGCGTTCAGCGCGATGCAGACCGCCGTCAGCGGTGCGAGCCAGGCGCTCGAAGTGGTCAGCCTGGCCTTGAAGATGAACCCCATTGGCCTGATCGCCATGGGCATCGCCTTGGCGGCAGGGATGATCATCGCCTACTGGGAACCGATCTCGGCGTTCTTCGCCGGGCTCTGGCAAAGGCTTGCGCCCATCGTTGTGCCGATGGCCGAGTTCTTCAAGACGCTGTTCGCCTTTACCCCGATGGGGCAGGTGATCAGCAACTGGGGGCCGATCAGCAGTTTCTTCGGCGCGTTGTGGAATGTGCTCGTGGCGGCGGCGACGCCTGTCATCGGTTTCATGCAGACGTTGTTCGCCTGGTCGCCCCTGGGCTTGATCGTCAGCAACTGGGGGCCCCTGACCGGGTTGTTCTCGGCCATCTGGGATCTGCTCAAGGCCTTGACCGTGCCGGTGATGGACGCGCTCCAAGGGCTTTTCAACTGGACGCCGTTGGGCCTGATCATGGCCAACTGGGGAACGATCGGGGAAGTCTTCGCCGGGATCTGGGAAGGCATCCGTAACCAGGTGTCGATCATGCTGGCAGTGTTCAGCGGCCTGTTCGACTGGTCGCCCATCGAAAGCCTCACGAAGCAGTGGGGGCCGGTGGGTGAGTGGTTCAGTCAGTGGTGGGACGAGCTGCAGGGCGTGATCGCGCCGATCAAGGCGTTCTTCAATGGCGGTTTTGGCGAGGTCATCACCACGTTCACCGGCAAGGTCCAAGGGTTGACCGAAGCGCAACAGAAGACCAATGCTGAAGGCAAGGATGAACTGGCTCCGGGGTTGTTTGGTAGCGCCGGCGCGTTGCCGCAGAGCTCCAGTGCGCTGGTGCAACAAAGCGCCGCGAACAGCCGCACCCAGCTTGAAGGCGGCCTGACCGTACGCTTCGAAAACGCGCCGGCCGGTTTGCGCGCCGACCCACCGCAGACCAATCAATCGGGCCTGGCGGTGAGTTCGCGCATCGGTTATCGCTCTTTGTCCGCAGGAGGTTCCAATGAGCTGGCGTGA